A stretch of Exiguobacterium sp. BMC-KP DNA encodes these proteins:
- a CDS encoding PTS sugar transporter subunit IIA produces the protein MGFLKKLFGGNDAGNAKIASALTGKIVNIENVPDQVFSQKMMGDGVAIEPTEGKVVSPINATVETIFPTKHAIGLKGEDGLELLIHVGLDTVNLKGEGFTAHVQSGDKVKAGDVLVEFDLDYIRTNAPSTITPIIVTNHDQFTLSAVPAEGTSVVAGDTELFKATHK, from the coding sequence ATGGGATTCTTAAAAAAATTGTTTGGTGGTAACGACGCAGGAAACGCGAAAATCGCTTCTGCACTTACAGGTAAAATCGTCAACATCGAGAACGTACCCGATCAAGTTTTCTCTCAAAAAATGATGGGCGACGGTGTCGCGATCGAACCAACAGAAGGTAAAGTCGTCTCGCCAATCAACGCGACGGTCGAAACGATCTTCCCAACAAAACATGCAATCGGTTTAAAAGGTGAAGATGGTCTTGAACTGTTGATTCACGTTGGTCTTGACACAGTCAACCTCAAAGGCGAAGGCTTCACAGCTCACGTCCAGTCAGGTGATAAAGTCAAAGCAGGAGATGTCCTCGTCGAGTTCGATCTTGACTACATCCGTACGAACGCACCATCGACGATCACACCGATCATCGTAACGAACCACGATCAATTCACGCTTTCAGCTGTACCAGCTGAAGGAACTTCTGTTGTTGCAGGAGACACAGAGCTCTTCAAAGCAACACATAAATAA